In the genome of Entelurus aequoreus isolate RoL-2023_Sb linkage group LG15, RoL_Eaeq_v1.1, whole genome shotgun sequence, one region contains:
- the rdh12l gene encoding retinol dehydrogenase 12, like isoform X1: MQAIRSFFRGPWTSAERLEGKTVLITGANTGIGKETAVDLAGRGAKIIMACRDMAKAQAATKEVIERSGNDNVVCMKLDLADRKSITEFAQTINQGESKLNILINNAGVMVCPYGKTADGFEMQIGINHMGHVLLTYLLLDLIKRSAPARIVTVSSMAHSWGTIKLDDINSEKHYDKQKAYAQSKLANVLFTRSLAKRLQGTGVTAYSLHPGMVQTDLWRHLNGPQRFLMKLASPFTKSSEKGAKTTIYCAVDPALENESGGYYSDCAPANCSAQGKDDTLAQKLWELSCQMLNITWE, translated from the exons ATGCAGGCAATAAG AAGCTTTTTCCGGGGCCCATGGACGAGTGCCGAGAGACTGGAAGGCAAGACGGTGCTCATTACCGGGGCCAACACCGGCATTGGCAAGGAGACAGCGGTTGATTTAGCCGGGCGAG GGGCCAAGATCATTATGGCGTGCAGGGACATGGCGAAAGCCCAGGCCGCCACCAAAGAGGTCATAGAACGTTCCGGCAATGACAACGTCGTTTGCATGAAACTCGACCTGGCCGACAGAAAATCCATCACAGAGTTTGCTCAGACCATCAACCAAG GGGAGTCAAAACTGAACATCCTCATCAACAACGCGGGTGTGATGGTCTGTCCTTACGGGAAAACAGCTGACGGCTTTGAGATGCAGATTGGCATCAATCACATGG GTCACGTCCTGCTTACCTATCTGCTCCTGGACCTGATCAAGCGTTCAGCACCAGCCAGGATCGTCACCGTGTCGTCCATGGCTCACTCGTGGGGCACCATCAAGTTGGACGACATCAACAGCGAGAAACACTACGACAAGCAGAAGGCGTACGCCCAGAGCAAGCTGGCCAACGTGCTGTTCACGCGCTCGCTGGCCAAACGCCTCCAAG GCACCGGTGTGACGGCGTACTCCCTCCACCCGGGCATGGTCCAGACAGACTTGTGGCGTCACCTGAACGGGCCCCAGCGCTTCCTGATGAAGTTGGCGAGCCCCTTCACCAAGTCGTCGGAAAAGGGCGCCAAGACCACCATCTACTGCGCCGTGGATCCGGCACTGGAGAACGAGAGCGGCGGCTACTACAG CGACTGCGCCCCAGCCAACTGCTCGGCGCAGGGCAAAGACGACACCTTAGCGCAGAAGCTGTGGGAGCTGAGCTGTCAGATGCTTAACATTACGTGGGAGTGA
- the rdh12l gene encoding retinol dehydrogenase 12, like isoform X2 gives MQAISFFRGPWTSAERLEGKTVLITGANTGIGKETAVDLAGRGAKIIMACRDMAKAQAATKEVIERSGNDNVVCMKLDLADRKSITEFAQTINQGESKLNILINNAGVMVCPYGKTADGFEMQIGINHMGHVLLTYLLLDLIKRSAPARIVTVSSMAHSWGTIKLDDINSEKHYDKQKAYAQSKLANVLFTRSLAKRLQGTGVTAYSLHPGMVQTDLWRHLNGPQRFLMKLASPFTKSSEKGAKTTIYCAVDPALENESGGYYSDCAPANCSAQGKDDTLAQKLWELSCQMLNITWE, from the exons ATGCAGGCAATAAG CTTTTTCCGGGGCCCATGGACGAGTGCCGAGAGACTGGAAGGCAAGACGGTGCTCATTACCGGGGCCAACACCGGCATTGGCAAGGAGACAGCGGTTGATTTAGCCGGGCGAG GGGCCAAGATCATTATGGCGTGCAGGGACATGGCGAAAGCCCAGGCCGCCACCAAAGAGGTCATAGAACGTTCCGGCAATGACAACGTCGTTTGCATGAAACTCGACCTGGCCGACAGAAAATCCATCACAGAGTTTGCTCAGACCATCAACCAAG GGGAGTCAAAACTGAACATCCTCATCAACAACGCGGGTGTGATGGTCTGTCCTTACGGGAAAACAGCTGACGGCTTTGAGATGCAGATTGGCATCAATCACATGG GTCACGTCCTGCTTACCTATCTGCTCCTGGACCTGATCAAGCGTTCAGCACCAGCCAGGATCGTCACCGTGTCGTCCATGGCTCACTCGTGGGGCACCATCAAGTTGGACGACATCAACAGCGAGAAACACTACGACAAGCAGAAGGCGTACGCCCAGAGCAAGCTGGCCAACGTGCTGTTCACGCGCTCGCTGGCCAAACGCCTCCAAG GCACCGGTGTGACGGCGTACTCCCTCCACCCGGGCATGGTCCAGACAGACTTGTGGCGTCACCTGAACGGGCCCCAGCGCTTCCTGATGAAGTTGGCGAGCCCCTTCACCAAGTCGTCGGAAAAGGGCGCCAAGACCACCATCTACTGCGCCGTGGATCCGGCACTGGAGAACGAGAGCGGCGGCTACTACAG CGACTGCGCCCCAGCCAACTGCTCGGCGCAGGGCAAAGACGACACCTTAGCGCAGAAGCTGTGGGAGCTGAGCTGTCAGATGCTTAACATTACGTGGGAGTGA